One region of Constrictibacter sp. MBR-5 genomic DNA includes:
- a CDS encoding enoyl-CoA hydratase, with product MKLDTDKMLAEKDGATGWITFNNPERRNAMSLEMWAGLETALAAFEEDPEVRAIVMKGAGDKAFVSGADISQFAEKRANAEAAAAYAETSESARRKLSSVTKPLIGMIRGFCMGGGLGIAMKADVRIASADSIFGIPAARLSIAYSFDNVRDLVNLVGPSFAKDILFSARRLTADEALRIGLVNRVVPAEELEQTVRDYVGALADNAPLSMRASKATVNEVIRDAAERDMALIEKLGRDCFDSQDYAEGRKAFMEKRRPVFKGA from the coding sequence ATGAAGCTCGACACCGACAAGATGCTGGCCGAGAAGGACGGCGCCACCGGCTGGATCACCTTCAACAATCCCGAGCGGCGCAACGCCATGTCGCTGGAGATGTGGGCAGGCCTGGAGACGGCGCTGGCCGCCTTCGAGGAGGACCCCGAGGTCCGCGCCATCGTCATGAAGGGCGCGGGCGACAAGGCCTTCGTGTCCGGCGCCGACATCTCGCAGTTCGCCGAGAAGCGCGCCAATGCCGAGGCGGCGGCCGCCTATGCCGAGACGTCGGAGAGCGCACGCCGCAAGCTCTCCTCGGTCACCAAGCCGCTGATCGGCATGATCCGCGGCTTCTGCATGGGCGGCGGCCTCGGCATCGCCATGAAGGCCGACGTCCGCATCGCCTCGGCCGACTCGATCTTCGGCATCCCGGCGGCGCGGCTCAGCATCGCCTACAGCTTCGACAATGTCCGCGACCTGGTGAACCTTGTCGGCCCCTCCTTCGCCAAGGACATCCTGTTCTCGGCGCGCCGCCTGACCGCCGACGAGGCGCTGCGCATCGGTCTCGTCAACCGCGTCGTGCCGGCGGAGGAACTGGAGCAGACCGTGCGCGACTATGTCGGCGCGCTGGCCGACAACGCGCCCCTGTCGATGCGCGCCTCGAAGGCTACGGTGAACGAAGTGATCCGCGACGCCGCCGAACGCGACATGGCCCTGATCGAGAAGCTCGGCCGCGACTGCTTCGACAGCCAGGACTATGCCGAAGGCCGCAAGGCCTTCATGGAAAAGCGCCGCCCGGTCTTCAAGGGCGCCTGA
- the yacG gene encoding DNA gyrase inhibitor YacG, with amino-acid sequence MDEDAASPNVVPLRPRNRARPCPICGEPVQPAFKPFCSKHCANKDLLNWLRGDYRHETNEQPIDMDEERDV; translated from the coding sequence ATGGACGAAGACGCCGCCAGTCCCAATGTCGTGCCGCTGCGCCCGCGCAATCGCGCCCGCCCGTGCCCGATCTGCGGCGAGCCGGTGCAACCGGCATTCAAGCCCTTCTGTTCCAAGCACTGCGCCAACAAGGACCTGCTCAACTGGCTGCGCGGCGACTACCGCCACGAGACGAACGAGCAGCCGATCGACATGGATGAAGAAAGAGACGTCTGA
- a CDS encoding methyl-accepting chemotaxis protein translates to MADLNRFTIRLRLLALVACLLAFSAALGTFALDRMHRVDDLSQELADRWLVSTKSIATAEVAVVDAQKRFLRRLLTSGVEGTAEARGFADAAGHAEAALAAYRTHIASETEQKLFDEVMRLWQAYRAATAAAFGQHDAAEAGRGSAPDFREAERLNHRIEETIDRLLAFEVAGGKAAAERADAIFTRSQRWTIGAILFAVLAGFAGATLVVRSITAGIRAVSMPMSDLARGDLDAEIPYRGRKTELGIVADALHAFKLALIDKRAADEAAARDAEAKLLRANRLDDLTRRFEDQVGRLSQLLSASATEMEATAQSMSAIAEETDRQAVAVAAASEQASTNVHTVAGASEELAASIHEIAGRVAQSAEMAARAVEQANRTDATVRDLATAGEKIGSVLELITSIARQTNLLALNATIEAARAGDAGKGFAVVATEVKNLAGQTATATEEIAGQIGAIQSTTRSAVEAIQGIGATIEQISQIAAAIASAVEQQRAATEEISRNVQEAARGTQEVTSNIAGVKQASADAGAAASQVLSAAGGLAEQSETLNDEVRTFIDGVRAA, encoded by the coding sequence ATGGCCGATCTCAACCGCTTCACCATCAGGCTGCGCCTGTTGGCCCTCGTCGCATGCCTTCTGGCATTCAGCGCCGCGTTGGGGACCTTCGCCCTCGACCGGATGCACCGGGTGGACGATCTCTCGCAGGAGTTGGCCGACCGCTGGCTGGTCAGCACCAAGTCGATCGCCACGGCCGAGGTGGCAGTCGTAGATGCCCAGAAGCGCTTCCTGCGCCGCCTCCTGACGTCGGGCGTCGAGGGCACGGCCGAGGCGCGTGGCTTCGCGGATGCCGCCGGACATGCGGAAGCGGCACTGGCCGCCTACCGCACGCACATCGCCTCCGAGACGGAGCAGAAGCTCTTCGACGAGGTCATGCGACTCTGGCAGGCCTACCGCGCGGCGACCGCCGCCGCCTTCGGCCAGCATGACGCCGCGGAAGCGGGAAGGGGAAGCGCCCCGGACTTCCGCGAGGCGGAGCGGTTGAATCACCGAATCGAGGAGACGATCGACAGGTTGCTGGCCTTCGAGGTCGCCGGCGGCAAGGCAGCCGCCGAGCGGGCCGACGCGATCTTCACCAGGAGCCAGCGCTGGACGATCGGCGCCATCCTTTTCGCCGTCCTCGCCGGCTTCGCCGGCGCCACCCTGGTCGTTCGCAGCATCACCGCCGGCATCCGCGCCGTCTCCATGCCGATGAGCGACCTGGCCAGGGGCGACCTGGACGCCGAGATCCCCTATCGCGGCCGCAAAACCGAACTCGGGATCGTTGCCGACGCCCTGCACGCCTTCAAGCTGGCGTTGATCGACAAGCGCGCCGCCGACGAGGCCGCCGCGCGGGATGCCGAAGCCAAGCTGCTGCGCGCGAACCGGCTGGACGATTTGACCCGCCGCTTCGAGGACCAAGTCGGCCGGCTCTCGCAGCTCCTGTCTGCCTCGGCCACCGAGATGGAGGCGACGGCGCAGTCGATGTCCGCCATCGCGGAGGAGACCGACCGTCAGGCGGTGGCCGTCGCCGCCGCCTCCGAACAGGCGTCCACCAACGTCCATACTGTCGCCGGCGCCAGCGAGGAACTGGCGGCCTCGATCCACGAGATCGCCGGCCGGGTCGCGCAGTCGGCCGAGATGGCCGCCCGCGCTGTGGAGCAGGCGAACCGGACGGACGCCACCGTGCGCGACCTCGCCACCGCCGGGGAAAAGATCGGCAGCGTGCTCGAACTCATCACCTCCATCGCGCGCCAGACGAACCTGCTGGCGCTCAACGCGACCATCGAGGCGGCGCGTGCCGGCGACGCCGGCAAGGGCTTCGCCGTGGTCGCCACCGAGGTGAAGAACCTCGCGGGCCAGACCGCGACGGCGACCGAGGAGATCGCCGGCCAGATCGGCGCCATCCAGTCCACCACCAGGAGCGCCGTGGAGGCGATCCAGGGCATCGGCGCGACGATCGAGCAGATCAGCCAGATCGCCGCCGCGATCGCCTCTGCCGTCGAACAGCAGCGTGCCGCAACGGAGGAAATATCCCGCAACGTACAGGAGGCCGCGCGCGGCACCCAGGAGGTCACCAGCAACATTGCCGGCGTGAAACAGGCCTCGGCCGACGCCGGCGCGGCCGCGAGCCAGGTGCTGAGCGCGGCAGGCGGGCTGGCGGAACAGTCCGAGACGCTGAACGACGAGGTTCGCACCTTCATCGACGGCGTGAGAGCAGCCTGA
- a CDS encoding ribbon-helix-helix domain-containing protein yields MSRELPHSVRIGDRRTSIRLDDEIWRALQEICAHERVTMSELCTRVDATRGQRSLVSALRVYAVLYFRRAAERSGIERGAADSGGARP; encoded by the coding sequence ATGAGCCGCGAGTTGCCCCATAGCGTGCGGATCGGCGACCGCCGTACGTCGATCCGCCTCGACGACGAGATCTGGCGCGCCCTCCAGGAGATCTGCGCTCACGAGCGCGTGACGATGAGCGAACTGTGCACGCGGGTCGACGCGACGCGCGGCCAGCGCAGCCTCGTGTCCGCCCTCCGGGTCTATGCCGTGCTGTATTTCCGCCGGGCGGCGGAGCGTAGTGGGATTGAGCGCGGGGCGGCGGATAGCGGCGGGGCGCGCCCCTAG